The genomic stretch TCTTCCTGGGACTCGACGACGAGGTCGCGGAGTTCGCCCGACTTGAGGTTCATCGTGATGTTGTACAGCATCCCCAGCTTCGAGCCGTCAGAGCCCATGACGGCCTTGCCGGAGAGGTTCTCGGCGAGTATGTCGGCCATGAATCGGTATTCGTGTGGCGTCACATAAACGCCACGGGGCGCGTCTGACGGGCGTCTGCCTCGCGACAGCCGATGGCGATGGCTGAGACCACAGCGGCGACGACTGAGACCACGGTGGCGACGGACGAGACCACGGTGGCGACGGACGAGGTGAGGCCGCGTCGGGGGCGAGTGAGTCCGGCGTGTCTCCCGCTCACACGCCCCGAGACGACCCTCCCCCGAGTTGAAAGACTTAACTACGGTCCACGGCTGAACTCACACAAGAGAACTTCTGCCGGGTGATTTTCGATGTCGGACACAGATACACAAGGCCACGCTGAAACGCTACGTACCCCCATCGTCGCCGTCCTCGGACACGTCGACCACGGAAAGACCACGCTCCTCGACAAGATCCGCGGCTCCGCCGTGAGCGAGGGCGAGGCGGGGGCCATCACGCAACATATCGGGGCGAC from Halogranum gelatinilyticum encodes the following:
- a CDS encoding PRC-barrel domain-containing protein; this encodes MADILAENLSGKAVMGSDGSKLGMLYNITMNLKSGELRDLVVESQEDSLAPSQTSFSTDEAGHLRVPVDRVQAVTDYIVVNR